In Selenomonas dianae, a genomic segment contains:
- a CDS encoding DNA N-6-adenine-methyltransferase, with the protein MIHAGMMSSNTDLWETPQDFFDELNMEFGFDLDVCALPENAKCERYYTPKDDGLSMRWEGVCFMNPPYGRQIGRWVEKAYHAGRTGRATVVCLLPARTDTRWFQDYCLKSNDLRFIRGRLKFGGAKNSAPFPSAVVVFSRKTIQEESK; encoded by the coding sequence ATGATACATGCGGGAATGATGTCGAGCAACACAGATCTTTGGGAAACCCCGCAGGATTTTTTCGATGAGCTGAATATGGAATTTGGGTTCGATCTGGATGTTTGTGCATTGCCTGAGAACGCCAAATGCGAGCGGTACTATACGCCGAAAGACGACGGTCTTTCTATGAGGTGGGAGGGTGTCTGCTTCATGAATCCGCCGTATGGACGACAGATCGGACGATGGGTGGAGAAAGCCTATCATGCGGGGCGTACAGGAAGGGCGACGGTTGTATGCCTCCTGCCGGCACGAACGGACACACGATGGTTTCAGGACTATTGTCTGAAATCAAATGACCTTCGATTTATCCGAGGGCGCTTGAAATTTGGCGGCGCAAAAAACAGTGCGCCGTTTCCGAGTGCTGTTGTGGTGTTCTCACGGAAGACAATTCAGGAGGAATCCAAATGA
- a CDS encoding single-stranded DNA-binding protein has translation MNHFVGIGRLTRDPNVKYTQSGGKAYASFTLAIDRRRSADGNHQADFISCVAWEKTAEVISQYVSKGQKIAVEGRIQTRSYEKDGRKNYVTEVVVQSMEFCDSKRDAAGGSAGRADEYPGAVVPDEDIPF, from the coding sequence ATGAACCACTTTGTAGGAATCGGGCGGCTGACGCGAGACCCGAATGTAAAGTATACGCAGAGCGGGGGGAAGGCTTACGCCTCGTTTACGCTGGCGATTGATAGGCGTAGAAGCGCGGACGGGAATCATCAGGCGGATTTTATCTCGTGCGTGGCATGGGAAAAGACGGCGGAGGTCATCAGTCAGTATGTTTCAAAGGGACAGAAGATCGCCGTGGAGGGGCGCATCCAGACGCGCAGCTACGAGAAGGACGGGAGAAAGAATTATGTGACAGAGGTCGTCGTTCAGAGCATGGAGTTCTGCGACAGCAAGAGGGACGCGGCGGGCGGCAGTGCGGGACGTGCGGATGAGTACCCCGGGGCGGTTGTGCCGGATGAGGATATTCCGTTTTGA
- a CDS encoding type II toxin-antitoxin system RelE/ParE family toxin, which yields MEISFKTNKLAKHCNSYQDAVKMWGEPMAKKIVQRLNELRAANDLSVISHLPPPRLYELIGKRNDEYAVDLVHPARLIFKVDQSPLPVLTDGGVDRSMVTSIMILEVEDYHGKQKR from the coding sequence ATGGAGATTTCCTTCAAAACGAATAAATTAGCCAAACACTGCAATAGTTATCAGGATGCAGTGAAAATGTGGGGCGAACCAATGGCGAAAAAGATTGTTCAACGGCTGAATGAACTTCGTGCAGCGAACGATTTATCGGTCATTAGTCATTTGCCGCCGCCGCGTCTCTATGAGCTGATCGGAAAAAGAAACGATGAATATGCGGTCGATTTGGTTCATCCGGCGCGCCTCATATTCAAAGTGGATCAATCTCCGCTTCCTGTGCTTACAGACGGAGGAGTAGATCGTTCCATGGTAACAAGTATTATGATTTTGGAGGTGGAGGATTATCATGGGAAACAAAAACGATAA
- a CDS encoding HigA family addiction module antitoxin has translation MGNKNDKYCPDIAIPPGDTLLEILEDIGMTQAELAKRMGRPKKTINEIIKGKSAITPDTAIQLERVLNVPAHFWNNLEMNYRADLARISAAEELVAGKEWLKKFPLTRMRKYGWIMDCKDVAMKVHQLLSFFGVASIAAWENKWGCLPVGRIAFRKSKTYAVDLPALAVWLRRGEIAAAGMNIASFDRDGFLAGVKKIREMTTTPIQDVLDEIVEICANNGVAVVFTKELPKVPVHGITRWVSSDRAIIQLSLRYRTDDQFWFSFFHEAGHVFLHGKHDFAYEGEDADREDEADRFASEQLIPNAAYAYFVQVCGTYYTESAVSEFADSQNIAPGIVVGRLQHEKKIPYSRLNTLKRKLQWSS, from the coding sequence ATGGGAAACAAAAACGATAAATACTGCCCGGATATTGCCATTCCTCCGGGAGATACCCTGCTAGAGATTCTTGAGGACATCGGGATGACGCAGGCAGAGCTTGCTAAACGTATGGGACGCCCAAAAAAGACGATCAACGAGATTATCAAGGGGAAGAGTGCTATTACACCGGATACGGCAATTCAGCTCGAACGTGTATTGAACGTGCCGGCACACTTTTGGAATAATCTTGAGATGAATTACCGTGCCGATTTAGCACGTATCTCTGCCGCCGAAGAGCTTGTTGCGGGAAAAGAGTGGTTGAAGAAATTTCCTCTTACCCGTATGAGAAAGTATGGATGGATTATGGACTGTAAAGATGTAGCAATGAAGGTCCATCAACTTTTATCGTTCTTTGGGGTTGCTTCAATTGCCGCATGGGAAAATAAGTGGGGGTGTCTTCCTGTAGGCAGAATCGCATTTCGTAAATCGAAGACCTATGCGGTTGACCTCCCGGCACTAGCGGTATGGCTGAGGCGGGGAGAGATTGCGGCGGCTGGGATGAACATCGCTTCCTTCGATCGTGACGGTTTTTTGGCTGGGGTCAAAAAAATTCGTGAGATGACAACAACCCCCATACAGGATGTTCTTGATGAGATTGTTGAAATCTGTGCAAATAACGGTGTCGCAGTAGTTTTCACGAAGGAGCTGCCGAAAGTTCCTGTTCATGGAATTACAAGATGGGTAAGTTCGGATCGTGCGATTATCCAGTTGAGTTTGCGGTATCGTACGGACGATCAGTTCTGGTTCAGCTTCTTTCATGAGGCGGGACATGTTTTCTTGCATGGCAAGCATGATTTTGCCTATGAGGGAGAGGATGCGGACCGGGAGGATGAAGCGGATCGGTTTGCATCAGAGCAGCTCATTCCTAATGCCGCATATGCGTACTTTGTTCAGGTCTGTGGGACATACTATACAGAGAGTGCAGTGAGCGAATTTGCGGACTCTCAAAATATAGCCCCGGGGATTGTAGTAGGGAGATTGCAGCATGAGAAAAAAATCCCATATAGCCGCTTGAATACGTTGAAAAGAAAACTTCAATGGAGCAGCTAA
- a CDS encoding type II toxin-antitoxin system HicB family antitoxin — MNLVYPAVFYPDPDSLAFAVTVPDLPGCVSGGDSLASAIAMGEDAASGWILGELEDGNEIPPASSIKDIHPDPEIGEGFVSLLSLDMDAYAAKYGSKSVRKNLTIPAWLNTFAEAEQLNISKVLQDALTALYEKKTALA; from the coding sequence ATGAACCTCGTATACCCTGCCGTGTTTTACCCTGACCCCGATTCCTTGGCTTTTGCCGTGACCGTGCCCGACCTCCCCGGCTGCGTTTCCGGCGGCGATTCTCTCGCAAGCGCCATCGCAATGGGCGAAGACGCCGCATCGGGGTGGATTCTCGGCGAACTTGAGGACGGTAACGAAATCCCGCCCGCAAGCAGCATCAAGGACATTCACCCTGACCCCGAAATCGGCGAGGGATTCGTTTCCCTGCTCTCGCTCGACATGGACGCATACGCCGCAAAGTACGGCAGCAAATCCGTTCGTAAGAATCTCACGATCCCCGCATGGCTCAACACCTTCGCCGAAGCCGAACAACTCAACATTTCCAAAGTCCTACAGGACGCACTTACCGCTCTTTACGAGAAAAAAACAGCTCTTGCATAA
- a CDS encoding type II toxin-antitoxin system HicA family toxin: MRFKELDRLLKKNGWQPVRSKGSHQHYQKDGIAKTLTAPNHPGDINPFIVKSVLKEAGIKL, from the coding sequence ATGAGATTCAAGGAACTTGACAGACTGCTCAAAAAGAACGGATGGCAGCCCGTCCGCTCAAAGGGTTCACATCAACACTATCAAAAAGACGGTATTGCCAAAACCTTGACAGCTCCGAATCATCCCGGCGACATTAACCCCTTCATTGTGAAAAGTGTCTTGAAAGAGGCAGGAATCAAACTGTGA
- a CDS encoding PBSX family phage terminase large subunit, producing MNTAKEINPHFKPFLLDWDSKIYFLVGGYGSSKSYHVALKVILKLLSERRTALVVREVYDTIRDSCFSLFREIVEDMGLDDMIAFNASPMQMRFPNGSKIVFKGMDKPAKLKSINNISLIWVEECSELKYAGFKELLGRLRHPTLPLHIILTTNPVARSNWTYRHFFESRGLDDKEFYARRVMREGNTYYHHSVADDNFFLPAEYIAQLDEMQEYDVDLYRIARLGQFGVNGRLVLPQFEVMPHDEVMEAVAEIPRKYLRVGMDFGFESSYNAVVRMAIDHENKWLYLYWEYYRRNMTDDETADALEEFVETRECIKADSAEPKAIRYYQKRGFNMVATRKNNGGSRHSRLDNTRKMKRFRRIIPSPCAAGSHALTRCGQVQKWHFSLRSPRRQ from the coding sequence GTGAACACGGCGAAGGAGATTAACCCACATTTCAAGCCGTTTTTGCTCGACTGGGACAGCAAGATTTACTTCCTCGTCGGCGGATATGGATCGTCGAAGTCATATCACGTCGCACTGAAAGTCATTCTGAAGCTCCTCAGCGAGCGCAGGACAGCACTCGTTGTACGCGAGGTGTACGACACCATACGCGACAGCTGCTTTTCACTGTTTCGGGAGATCGTGGAGGATATGGGGCTGGATGACATGATCGCTTTCAATGCCTCACCGATGCAGATGCGATTCCCCAACGGGAGCAAGATCGTGTTCAAGGGGATGGACAAGCCCGCAAAGCTGAAATCCATCAACAACATCAGCCTCATCTGGGTGGAGGAGTGCAGCGAACTCAAGTATGCGGGCTTCAAGGAGCTGCTCGGACGTCTGCGCCATCCAACCTTGCCGCTGCATATCATCCTGACGACCAATCCCGTAGCGCGATCGAATTGGACGTACCGACACTTCTTTGAGAGTCGGGGACTGGATGACAAGGAGTTCTACGCGCGGCGCGTCATGCGTGAGGGGAATACGTACTATCATCACTCGGTTGCCGACGACAATTTCTTTCTGCCGGCAGAATACATCGCGCAGCTGGATGAAATGCAGGAATACGACGTTGATCTTTACCGTATTGCTCGTCTCGGGCAGTTCGGCGTCAATGGCAGACTTGTCCTGCCGCAATTTGAGGTGATGCCGCATGATGAGGTTATGGAAGCTGTTGCAGAAATCCCGCGCAAGTATCTGCGTGTTGGCATGGACTTCGGCTTTGAGTCCTCATACAACGCCGTCGTTCGCATGGCAATCGACCATGAAAACAAGTGGCTTTATCTCTACTGGGAGTACTACCGCCGTAACATGACGGACGATGAGACGGCGGACGCATTGGAGGAGTTTGTAGAGACGCGCGAGTGCATCAAGGCGGATTCAGCCGAACCAAAAGCGATCCGCTACTACCAGAAACGCGGGTTCAATATGGTCGCGACGCGCAAGAACAATGGCGGCAGCCGCCATTCGCGCCTCGACAATACGCGCAAGATGAAGCGTTTTCGGCGCATTATACCATCGCCATGCGCAGCCGGATCACACGCCTTGACGCGCTGCGGGCAGGTACAGAAATGGCACTTCTCTCTGAGAAGTCCGAGAAGGCAATGA
- a CDS encoding minor capsid protein, with amino-acid sequence MRSRITRLDALRAGTEMALLSEKSEKAMKEFLKSGYEDFYYHGLYEIGKKRGLEGAVSLVDGEKLERILRVPWSGKNYSKRIWTNGAKLAKVIQQNIIAAAHRGVSVQEMTRVVRQKMGVGTKEVVRLVRTELNYVQNQAALHSIKDAGMKYYRFIATLDKRTSTLCQSHDGDVFPVEEAMPGKNMPPLHPHCRSVISGCLRDEHKPQSGTRIARDENGKNVFVPSYMKYDDWRAVYVDKKLTLEEWKEKNVDGLASLTVNVTKDYLKQTKPREGEITYEDGYSRTEHKAEIDAAEWLHKTFGGDIMLLQEVNEDKKKTPDLLWGEAFWDLKTLSTEKAADTAIRHGLKQIEANPGGLLLDFVGEHLDLKALTSVISQRLRRSAKSSVDIIVVSKGKFITALHYDIKNKRKPPRQ; translated from the coding sequence ATGCGCAGCCGGATCACACGCCTTGACGCGCTGCGGGCAGGTACAGAAATGGCACTTCTCTCTGAGAAGTCCGAGAAGGCAATGAAAGAGTTCCTGAAATCGGGCTATGAGGACTTCTACTATCACGGGCTCTACGAGATCGGCAAGAAGCGCGGTCTTGAGGGGGCTGTGTCCCTCGTGGACGGAGAAAAGCTTGAGCGCATCCTGCGCGTCCCGTGGAGCGGCAAAAACTACTCCAAGCGGATTTGGACAAACGGCGCGAAGCTCGCGAAGGTCATTCAACAAAACATCATCGCCGCCGCGCATCGTGGCGTATCCGTGCAGGAAATGACGCGCGTCGTTCGTCAGAAAATGGGCGTCGGCACGAAAGAGGTGGTGCGCCTTGTCCGCACCGAACTCAACTACGTGCAGAATCAGGCGGCACTCCACTCCATCAAGGACGCGGGGATGAAATACTACCGCTTTATCGCAACGCTCGACAAGCGCACTTCAACGCTCTGCCAGTCCCATGACGGTGACGTGTTCCCCGTGGAGGAGGCGATGCCGGGGAAGAACATGCCGCCCCTGCATCCGCACTGCCGCTCTGTTATTTCGGGGTGTCTGAGAGATGAGCACAAGCCGCAGAGCGGTACGCGTATCGCGCGAGACGAGAACGGGAAGAATGTTTTTGTGCCGTCCTATATGAAATACGACGACTGGCGTGCCGTCTACGTGGACAAGAAGCTGACGCTTGAGGAGTGGAAAGAAAAAAATGTCGATGGTTTGGCATCGTTGACAGTGAATGTGACAAAGGACTACCTCAAACAGACAAAACCAAGAGAAGGTGAAATCACTTATGAGGACGGTTATTCACGCACTGAGCATAAAGCAGAAATAGACGCTGCCGAATGGTTACATAAGACTTTCGGTGGTGATATTATGCTTTTGCAGGAGGTAAACGAGGATAAGAAAAAGACTCCTGACCTTTTATGGGGCGAAGCCTTCTGGGATTTGAAAACGCTTTCAACGGAAAAAGCCGCAGATACTGCTATCCGACATGGATTAAAGCAGATAGAAGCAAATCCCGGCGGGCTGCTTTTGGACTTTGTCGGCGAGCATCTTGACCTAAAGGCACTGACCTCGGTAATTAGCCAACGTTTGAGGCGTAGCGCAAAGAGTTCGGTTGATATCATCGTTGTTTCGAAGGGGAAGTTCATCACTGCTTTGCACTATGACATAAAAAATAAGAGGAAGCCCCCCCGCCAATAG
- a CDS encoding YjcQ family protein — MANFKLIYQILSLLDKNLDDEEPDFSKLSAEHFKVSEKRFTHIMLMLYEAGYIEGIAPIHLGGNDYDFKLTSPHITLRGLEYLEENTMMKKAYRLLKGVKEIAPRL; from the coding sequence ATGGCAAACTTCAAGCTGATCTATCAGATACTCTCGCTCTTGGATAAGAACCTTGACGATGAGGAGCCGGATTTCTCGAAGCTCTCGGCAGAGCATTTCAAGGTGTCGGAGAAGCGGTTCACACACATCATGCTCATGCTCTATGAGGCGGGCTACATCGAAGGCATTGCCCCGATTCACCTAGGTGGCAATGACTATGATTTCAAGCTGACAAGCCCGCACATCACTCTCCGAGGATTGGAATACCTTGAGGAGAATACGATGATGAAGAAAGCCTATCGGCTCTTGAAGGGCGTCAAGGAGATTGCGCCGAGGCTGTAA